The region TCTCGCAGCGGGACGACCTGTGCGAGTGCCCGCCCTCCATGATCCGCCGCTACCAGGCCAGGCTCTCCGGGCCACTGCTCGACCGCGTCGACCTGCGAGTCGAGGTGGACCGCGTCACCCGGTCCGAGCTGACCGAGCGCGGTGCGCGGGGCGAATCCACCGAGACGGTCGCCGACCGGGTGCGGGCGGCCAGGGAGCGGGCCGCCGCGCGGCTGGCGGACACGCCCTGGCGGACGAACAGCGAAGTGCCGGGCCGGGAGCTGCGCAGCCGCTGGTACGCGTCCCTGGGCGCGATGGACGAGGCGGAGCGGAGCCTTGAGCGAGGTGCGCTGACCGCCCGCGGCCTCGACCGGGTGCTGCGTGTCGCCTGGACCGTCGCGGACCTGGTGGGACACGACCGACCCGGCGCGACGGACGTCGCCCTCGCCCTGCAACTGCGCACCGGGGTCCCCCGTGGGGTGCCGATGGCGATCGGCGCGCTGTCGTGAGCCAGGAGGACGAGAGGCTCCGGCGGGCCTTCCTCGCGCGGGTGATCGAACCGGGCGACGAGGTCTGCGGGCGCTGGCTGCGGGCGGTCGGTGCCGCGGAGGCGGTCCGGCGGCTCGTCGCGGGCGGCGAGCAGCCACGGGGAGTGACGGACAAGCGCTGGGCGGGACTGCGGGCCCGGGCGGAGCGGGCGGATCCGGAGCGGGACCTCGCGGTGGCGCGTGAGGAGGGGACCCGGTTCGTGTGCCCCGGGGACCCCGAGTGGCCGGCGCAACTCGACGACCTCGGCGACACGCGTCCCACCGGTCTGTGGGTGCGGGGGCGGCCCAGCCTGCGGATATGGGCGCTGCGCTCGGTCGCCGTGGTCGGAGCCCGGGCCTGTACCGAGTACGGCGCCCATATGGCGGGCACGCTCGGTGCCGGGCTCGCCGAGCGGGGCTGGGTGGTGGTGTCGGGCGGTGCCTACGGGGTGGACGGCGCCGCGCACCGGGGCGCCCTCGGGGCGGGCGGCGCCACCGTCGCCGTGCTGGCCTGCGGAGTCGACCGGCCCTATCCGCGCGGGCACACCGAGTTGATCACCAGGATCGCCGAACAGGGGCTGGTCGTGGGGGAGTTGCCGCCGGGCGACCACCCCACGCCGAGCAGATTCATCCTCAGGAACCGGGTCATCGCCGCGCTCACCCGGGGGACCGTGGTCGTCGAGGCCGCGTACCGCAGTGGCGCACTGGTCACGGCGCGGGCGGCGCAGCGGCTGGGGCGGTTCGCGATGGGGGTGCCGGGCCCGGTCACCAGCGGGCTGTCGGCCGGGGTGCACGAGCTGCTGCGCGGCGAAGCGGTCCTGGTCACGGACGCCGCGGACGTCGCCGAACTGGTGGGCGACATCGGCGAGCTGGCCCAGGACCGGCGCGGGCCCGTGCTGCCGCGTGACCTGCTGGATCCGGGCGCCGGACGTGTGCTGGCCGCGCTGCCGGCGCGCGGTCTGGCGGGAGCGGAGGACATCGCCCGCGGGGCAGGGACCACCACGGACGACGCGGTCGCGAGGCTGTACGAACTCCGATCACTTGGTTTCGTCGAACGACACGGCGACGGCTGGAAGTTGACACGCCAGGCAATGATCTCGGTCCGCGGTGATCGTCGCGGGTGCTGACCGAGCGTGTTCGGCCGTCCGGGCGAACGCCGACAGCCTTGGCAATTCCCGCAGTTGATGTCTCTCGGCGATCACGGAGGGCGACGAACATGCCCCCGGGGGACGCACAGCGGAACGTATCTGCGCACGATTGATCCGCTCCCCTTCGCGCACTGCGACGCTCCAGTCACGCTACGCTCACGTGGATTCCGACGCAGGACAGGCAACTCGACATCAGCGCGACAGCTCACCCAGGTACCCCCAGTTCACGGCAGAACGGCACAAGGCGACGAATGCCCCAGCACACCTCCGGGTCCGATCGGGCGGCGATCCCCCCAGCTGCCCGCGACGGCGGTAGCGTGCGCCCGCCCGCTCCCTCG is a window of Streptomyces sp. NBC_00271 DNA encoding:
- the dprA gene encoding DNA-processing protein DprA — its product is MSQEDERLRRAFLARVIEPGDEVCGRWLRAVGAAEAVRRLVAGGEQPRGVTDKRWAGLRARAERADPERDLAVAREEGTRFVCPGDPEWPAQLDDLGDTRPTGLWVRGRPSLRIWALRSVAVVGARACTEYGAHMAGTLGAGLAERGWVVVSGGAYGVDGAAHRGALGAGGATVAVLACGVDRPYPRGHTELITRIAEQGLVVGELPPGDHPTPSRFILRNRVIAALTRGTVVVEAAYRSGALVTARAAQRLGRFAMGVPGPVTSGLSAGVHELLRGEAVLVTDAADVAELVGDIGELAQDRRGPVLPRDLLDPGAGRVLAALPARGLAGAEDIARGAGTTTDDAVARLYELRSLGFVERHGDGWKLTRQAMISVRGDRRGC